The following proteins come from a genomic window of Paenibacillus swuensis:
- the uvsE gene encoding UV DNA damage repair endonuclease UvsE, which yields MIVRLGFVSIALGIFNNTASSTFTYKLFSQRSREDALKRAIEVGHNNLRATQRILYFNAAHGVKTFRLSSQLVPLATHPDVMLDVGRIYKKELKQLGAYARKEGIRLTMHPNQFTLLNGSDAVVAAAIHDLEYHAAILDGMGMDESGVINIHIGGVYGDKSSAVERLYANWELVPEHVKRRLTFENDDKTYTLEETLAVCERIRRPLVLDLHHDWCNPSEITAISIINRIQSTWGDIPMKIHVSSPKSEKEFRAHADYVDPEPLSQFLKACKEAGLEQIDVVVEAKMKDFAVFKLAEDLGKIRGVKRLDGAVLEW from the coding sequence ATGATCGTAAGACTCGGTTTCGTCTCCATCGCGTTGGGGATCTTCAACAATACCGCAAGCTCCACGTTCACGTACAAATTGTTCTCCCAACGCTCGCGAGAGGACGCACTGAAGCGGGCCATCGAAGTAGGACATAACAATTTGCGGGCGACGCAACGCATTCTGTATTTCAACGCGGCCCACGGCGTGAAGACGTTCCGCCTCTCTTCCCAGCTCGTGCCGCTGGCGACGCACCCCGATGTCATGCTGGATGTCGGCCGCATTTATAAGAAAGAACTGAAACAATTGGGAGCCTACGCGCGCAAAGAGGGAATTCGTCTGACGATGCACCCGAATCAGTTTACGTTGCTGAACGGTAGTGACGCGGTTGTGGCTGCGGCGATTCATGATCTGGAATATCATGCGGCCATTCTGGACGGCATGGGTATGGATGAATCCGGTGTTATCAACATTCACATCGGCGGTGTGTACGGGGATAAATCATCTGCGGTGGAGCGGTTATACGCCAATTGGGAGCTCGTGCCCGAGCATGTGAAGCGCAGGCTGACGTTTGAGAATGACGACAAAACCTACACACTTGAGGAAACCCTCGCGGTTTGCGAGCGAATCCGCCGTCCCTTGGTGCTTGATCTCCATCATGATTGGTGCAATCCATCGGAAATTACAGCGATTAGCATCATTAACCGTATTCAGTCGACCTGGGGTGATATTCCCATGAAAATTCACGTTTCCTCGCCCAAGAGTGAGAAGGAGTTTCGCGCGCATGCCGACTATGTGGATCCAGAGCCCCTGTCCCAGTTCCTTAAAGCCTGCAAAGAGGCCGGACTAGAGCAGATCGATGTTGTGGTCGAGGCCAAAATGAAGGATTTCGCCGTCTTCAAGCTCGCCGAAGATCTGGGCAAAATCCGCGGGGTTAAGCGGTTGGACGGCGCCGTCCTGGAATGGTAG
- a CDS encoding TauD/TfdA dioxygenase family protein produces the protein MSEALASSSNSKARTKEAPNVPVVENIELPRWGLHQGPIPLRRLSEGASEAPYTLFKLKPLGPIIGAEIEGVLLDGEITPSLQAELHRALLEWKVLFFRNQVITSQEHAAFAKLWGPLESHPFLPRGDSEEVTRFAKDANTAGYENNWHTDVTWRLEPALGSVLRLTEVPEYGGDTLWADMAAAYDNLPDVIKEKIDGLTAIHDFTHVFGRNLPPDLLAAKQEEFPPAEHPVVRTHPETGRKTLFVNAAFTTRIVGLEPDESRSLLLYLFRQASLPEYQVRFRWEANSVAFWDNRATQHYAVSDYFPQRRVAERISIAGDRPY, from the coding sequence ATGTCGGAAGCATTAGCATCTTCATCCAACAGTAAGGCTAGAACGAAGGAAGCCCCTAACGTTCCCGTGGTGGAGAACATTGAATTGCCTCGGTGGGGGTTGCACCAAGGACCCATTCCATTGAGAAGATTGTCGGAAGGCGCATCGGAAGCTCCGTACACGCTCTTTAAATTGAAACCGCTGGGTCCTATTATCGGAGCGGAAATTGAAGGCGTCCTTCTGGATGGCGAGATTACCCCTTCGTTGCAGGCTGAACTCCACCGCGCGCTCCTCGAATGGAAAGTTCTCTTCTTCCGGAATCAGGTGATTACCTCTCAGGAGCACGCGGCCTTCGCGAAGCTGTGGGGACCGCTGGAAAGCCATCCGTTCCTGCCGCGGGGCGATTCCGAGGAGGTAACCCGGTTTGCGAAAGACGCGAATACGGCCGGATACGAGAATAACTGGCATACGGATGTTACCTGGCGACTGGAACCCGCGCTTGGCAGTGTGCTTCGCTTGACGGAAGTGCCTGAATACGGCGGGGATACGTTGTGGGCGGACATGGCCGCGGCCTACGACAATTTGCCCGATGTCATCAAGGAGAAGATCGATGGTCTGACCGCCATCCATGATTTCACCCATGTATTCGGGCGGAATCTGCCGCCGGACCTGCTGGCCGCCAAACAGGAGGAATTTCCGCCGGCGGAGCACCCGGTTGTGCGGACGCATCCGGAAACCGGACGGAAAACGCTGTTCGTGAATGCAGCGTTTACCACCCGCATCGTAGGTCTGGAACCGGACGAGAGCCGCAGCTTGCTCCTGTACCTGTTTCGGCAGGCGAGTCTCCCGGAATATCAGGTGCGATTCCGTTGGGAAGCGAACAGTGTCGCTTTCTGGGATAACCGGGCTACCCAGCATTACGCCGTGTCGGATTACTTTCCGCAGCGCCGCGTAGCGGAGCGCATTTCCATCGCGGGCGACCGTCCTTATTAG
- a CDS encoding aliphatic sulfonate ABC transporter substrate-binding protein has protein sequence MSHATNVKKRLVQGKLTAILILLFASIATGCGNGEEKAAATASTDSNAASGAKEKFTVNIGINSGIGVLALAKEKGFFKEAYAEINADVTFADFPTGPPLVEAVAAERIDLGYLGDAAAIGALTGNIPITLLSQVSDGKQGLNHLLVHKDSPIQKVEDLKGKKIALTKGTVFHVFLVKALNQVGLKETDVEIIHLQPDEGQPAFESKAVDAWIISNPYVGLQVQKNGAQIIADGESLDLPAPIFSFVRNEFAEKHPEAVEIFLKVFNETLEYERNHKDEALELYAKLKKVDKQVIASVLKTSPSVNTPISPEVVQFEQNTADLLYDLKFLKKKIEIAKFINNDYVQKVNGGNP, from the coding sequence ATGAGCCACGCAACGAACGTAAAGAAACGGTTGGTCCAAGGAAAGCTGACAGCGATCCTGATCTTATTATTCGCTTCCATCGCGACGGGCTGCGGAAACGGAGAGGAGAAGGCTGCCGCTACGGCGTCAACGGATTCCAATGCGGCATCAGGCGCCAAAGAGAAATTCACCGTTAACATCGGTATTAATTCCGGTATCGGGGTGTTGGCGTTGGCCAAGGAGAAGGGATTCTTCAAGGAGGCTTATGCCGAAATTAACGCGGATGTCACGTTTGCGGATTTCCCGACAGGTCCGCCGCTCGTGGAAGCCGTTGCCGCGGAGCGTATTGACTTAGGGTACTTGGGGGACGCGGCGGCCATTGGCGCTTTGACCGGTAATATTCCGATTACGCTGCTTTCGCAAGTGTCCGACGGCAAGCAAGGTTTGAACCATCTGCTGGTTCACAAGGACAGCCCGATTCAGAAGGTTGAGGATCTGAAGGGCAAGAAGATCGCCCTGACGAAAGGCACAGTGTTCCACGTCTTTCTGGTGAAAGCGCTGAATCAGGTTGGACTGAAGGAAACGGATGTGGAGATCATTCATTTGCAGCCGGATGAGGGCCAACCCGCCTTTGAGTCCAAAGCGGTGGACGCGTGGATCATCTCCAATCCCTATGTCGGTCTGCAAGTGCAGAAGAACGGGGCTCAAATCATTGCCGACGGAGAAAGTCTGGATCTGCCCGCGCCTATCTTTAGTTTTGTCCGTAACGAATTTGCCGAGAAGCATCCCGAAGCCGTTGAAATTTTCCTGAAGGTGTTTAATGAAACGCTGGAATATGAGCGTAACCACAAGGATGAGGCGCTTGAACTGTATGCCAAGTTGAAGAAGGTTGACAAGCAAGTCATTGCCTCGGTGCTGAAGACTTCTCCATCCGTAAACACACCAATTTCGCCGGAAGTGGTTCAGTTCGAACAGAATACCGCGGATTTACTTTATGACCTTAAGTTTCTGAAAAAGAAAATTGAAATTGCGAAATTCATCAATAACGACTATGTGCAAAAAGTGAATGGAGGTAATCCCTAA
- a CDS encoding arylsulfatase — MSKQQPRRGKSNPANTQQFQGVIGRTVEDSVADWSGISRAEKDSPNVVFIVLDDTGFAHLGCYGSTITTSNLDDLAAKGLRYTNFHTNSMCSPTRASLLTGRNSHTAGVSMITEFQNGFPNARGKISKQTGTLAEILKEQGYNTIAVGKWHLVPGEEQTFAGPFDGWPTGKGFEHYYGFLKGETDQYNPELVSYHTTVKPGKSAAEGYHLTEDLTDRAIDFVRNQKAAAPHNPFFLYLAYGATHAPHQAPKAYIDKYKGKFNQGWDAIREEWFSRQKSQGVIPQNTELPARNPLVKPWSELGEEEKTLFARAQEVFAGYLEHTDDQIGRLTAYLKEIDQFDNTIIVLISDNGASPEGGQNGTLNEYKHFNGLPSDPREDIKRIDELGTETVYNHYPLGWAHAGNTPLKWYKTWVHAGGVKDPLIISYPNGIRDGGGVRNQYHHVTDIVPTVLELLNLEAPASLGGVTQKPIQGVSLAYSFDNPTAKSRKQTQYYEMLGHRAIWHDGWKAVTNHVPGSSFESDRWELYHEAEDYSESRDLSALYPDKLRELIERWWAEAGKYEVLPIDGRTMMERAFDSNLNRPLSPQAQEDGKGNITFRFKPSNLQLHAMQAPFVSNRAHRITAEVERADPDERGVLVADGNRFGGYALFVQDNRLVYHYNWLGEAHYTITSEAILPLGSVTVEAEFTPTGAHEGTITLYVQGAAAGQGEIRTAQLKGPGVFAVGTNVLSPVSPAYSGEFPYSGVLKEVRIQYRVQHTDAAELLELELASE, encoded by the coding sequence ATGTCCAAGCAACAACCACGCAGAGGCAAGTCCAACCCGGCGAACACGCAACAATTTCAAGGTGTTATCGGCCGTACCGTGGAGGATTCCGTTGCGGATTGGTCCGGCATCAGCCGAGCTGAAAAGGATTCGCCCAACGTTGTATTTATCGTATTGGATGACACGGGTTTCGCGCATCTGGGCTGCTATGGCTCGACGATTACGACCTCCAATCTCGATGATCTGGCCGCTAAGGGACTGCGTTACACCAACTTTCACACGAACTCGATGTGCTCTCCGACACGCGCGTCCCTCTTGACCGGGCGCAATTCCCACACGGCCGGTGTGTCCATGATTACGGAATTCCAGAACGGTTTCCCCAACGCCCGGGGCAAAATCAGCAAGCAAACCGGCACGCTGGCCGAGATTCTGAAGGAACAAGGGTATAACACCATCGCGGTGGGCAAGTGGCATCTGGTGCCGGGCGAGGAGCAGACGTTCGCGGGTCCTTTTGACGGATGGCCGACAGGGAAAGGCTTTGAGCATTATTACGGCTTCCTGAAAGGGGAGACGGACCAATACAACCCCGAATTGGTTTCCTATCATACGACCGTCAAACCGGGCAAATCCGCCGCGGAAGGGTACCATCTGACTGAGGATTTAACCGACAGGGCCATTGACTTTGTACGCAATCAAAAAGCGGCCGCGCCGCACAACCCCTTCTTCTTATATCTCGCTTACGGAGCGACTCATGCACCCCATCAGGCGCCTAAAGCATACATAGATAAATACAAAGGTAAATTCAATCAGGGCTGGGACGCGATTCGTGAAGAATGGTTTTCCCGGCAAAAGTCGCAGGGCGTCATCCCGCAGAATACGGAGCTGCCCGCCCGCAATCCTCTCGTTAAACCTTGGAGCGAGTTAGGCGAAGAGGAAAAGACGCTTTTTGCCCGCGCGCAGGAGGTGTTTGCGGGGTATCTGGAGCATACCGACGACCAGATCGGGCGGCTCACCGCGTATCTTAAAGAGATTGACCAATTCGATAATACGATTATCGTGTTGATCTCAGATAACGGAGCAAGCCCTGAAGGCGGACAGAACGGCACTTTGAACGAATATAAGCACTTTAACGGACTGCCTTCCGATCCCCGGGAGGACATCAAACGCATCGATGAGCTCGGGACAGAAACGGTCTATAACCATTATCCGTTGGGTTGGGCCCATGCGGGGAACACCCCGCTCAAATGGTACAAAACCTGGGTGCACGCGGGCGGCGTCAAGGATCCGCTTATAATTTCTTACCCTAACGGCATTCGTGACGGCGGCGGGGTGCGAAATCAGTATCATCATGTGACGGATATCGTTCCTACCGTATTGGAATTGCTCAATCTGGAAGCGCCCGCCAGTCTGGGCGGCGTTACCCAGAAACCGATTCAAGGCGTGAGTCTGGCCTACTCGTTCGACAATCCGACGGCCAAGTCCCGTAAGCAGACGCAGTATTACGAAATGCTGGGTCATCGCGCCATCTGGCATGACGGCTGGAAAGCGGTGACGAACCATGTGCCGGGCAGCTCGTTCGAGTCAGATCGCTGGGAGTTATACCACGAAGCCGAGGATTATTCCGAGAGCAGGGACCTATCCGCCTTGTATCCCGATAAGCTTCGGGAGTTGATCGAGCGTTGGTGGGCTGAAGCGGGCAAGTATGAAGTGCTGCCGATTGACGGGCGCACCATGATGGAGCGGGCATTCGACTCCAACCTGAACCGGCCGCTAAGTCCTCAGGCGCAAGAAGATGGGAAAGGGAACATTACGTTCCGTTTCAAGCCGTCGAATCTTCAGCTTCATGCGATGCAGGCGCCGTTCGTCAGCAATCGGGCGCATCGCATTACAGCCGAAGTGGAGCGGGCAGATCCCGACGAGCGGGGGGTATTGGTTGCGGACGGAAACCGGTTCGGCGGCTATGCGCTCTTCGTTCAGGATAACCGGTTGGTGTACCATTACAATTGGCTGGGTGAAGCGCATTACACGATTACTTCGGAAGCCATATTGCCGCTCGGATCGGTTACGGTAGAAGCCGAATTCACGCCGACCGGCGCACATGAAGGGACAATCACGCTTTACGTTCAAGGCGCAGCGGCGGGGCAAGGTGAAATTCGCACGGCGCAGCTGAAAGGGCCCGGTGTGTTTGCGGTTGGTACCAATGTGTTGTCACCCGTCAGTCCTGCTTATTCAGGCGAATTCCCTTATAGCGGCGTATTGAAAGAAGTTAGAATTCAGTATCGGGTACAGCATACCGATGCTGCCGAGCTGTTGGAGCTGGAGTTAGCCTCAGAGTGA
- a CDS encoding ABC transporter permease translates to MAIPSDKLTPPVISPAAKPVPARQPSGRTNQGSSHRSNRKWAVALKGLLLPLTLLLLWQTASSRGWLSPTMLPSPILIAKEFWQLIITGELWLHLRVSVVRAALGFLLGGSLGLAFGLAVGLFRRAEHVFDPSIQMLRTIPHLAITPLFILWFGFGELSKVLLISLGAFFPLYVNTFLGVRSVDSKLFDVAKVLEFNRWKQLTKLVLPAALPNVLLGLRLSIGIAWLGLVVAELMGSSEGIGYMITDARQFSRTAVVFVGIMLFAVVGKLADSFVRLLENRLLRWRDSYKG, encoded by the coding sequence ATGGCGATACCCAGCGATAAGTTGACCCCGCCGGTCATCAGCCCGGCAGCCAAGCCGGTTCCCGCGCGCCAACCGTCCGGCCGTACGAACCAGGGAAGCTCCCATCGTTCCAATCGCAAGTGGGCCGTAGCGCTGAAAGGTCTGCTGCTGCCGCTCACGTTGCTGCTTCTGTGGCAGACGGCGTCCTCCAGGGGTTGGCTATCGCCAACCATGCTGCCTTCCCCTATTTTGATCGCCAAGGAGTTCTGGCAATTGATCATCACCGGGGAGTTGTGGCTTCACCTGAGAGTCAGCGTGGTCCGCGCGGCATTGGGCTTTCTTCTGGGCGGATCGCTGGGCCTGGCTTTCGGCCTGGCTGTGGGTTTGTTCCGCAGAGCGGAGCATGTGTTTGATCCCTCAATCCAGATGTTGCGTACCATACCGCATTTGGCCATCACGCCCTTATTTATTCTTTGGTTCGGATTCGGCGAGTTATCGAAGGTGCTTCTCATTTCGCTTGGGGCCTTTTTCCCCTTATATGTAAATACGTTTCTAGGCGTTCGCAGTGTGGATTCCAAACTGTTTGACGTCGCGAAGGTACTGGAATTCAACCGGTGGAAGCAGTTAACGAAGCTTGTGCTGCCGGCCGCCTTGCCCAATGTGTTATTGGGTTTGAGGCTGTCCATCGGGATTGCCTGGCTGGGCTTGGTCGTAGCGGAACTGATGGGTTCGAGCGAAGGCATCGGGTACATGATTACGGATGCCCGTCAATTCAGCCGCACGGCGGTCGTGTTCGTCGGGATTATGCTCTTCGCGGTTGTAGGTAAACTGGCCGATTCCTTCGTGCGTTTGCTGGAGAATCGGTTGCTGCGTTGGCGGGATAGTTACAAAGGTTAA
- a CDS encoding ABC transporter ATP-binding protein, with protein sequence MSPLLEIRHLHKTFHGQGSSTPALRNIDLSVKEKEFVSIIGPSGCGKSTLLKIAAGLDTEFEGTLLLDGAKVEKPSKNQGFIFQEHRLFPWLTVEKNIAADLSLSDPNIKDKVQDAIRLVKLEGFEKAFPKQLSGGMSQRVAIARALIRKPKVLLLDEPFGALDAFTRQHMQEVLLDIWETNRTTMLFVTHDIDEAVFLSNRVVVMGARPGTIKRILPVDLPYPRKRTGTSFQQLRQEVLETFEHNDELKDEFVI encoded by the coding sequence ATGTCGCCATTATTGGAGATTCGTCATTTGCACAAAACGTTTCACGGTCAAGGCAGCAGCACACCCGCATTACGGAACATTGATCTCTCCGTGAAGGAGAAGGAGTTCGTAAGCATCATTGGTCCGAGCGGCTGCGGCAAAAGTACGTTACTGAAAATCGCGGCGGGCTTAGATACGGAATTTGAAGGCACGCTGCTGCTGGATGGGGCCAAGGTGGAGAAGCCTAGCAAGAATCAAGGATTTATATTTCAAGAGCACCGGTTGTTTCCGTGGTTAACCGTGGAGAAGAACATTGCGGCGGATTTATCACTCAGCGATCCGAATATTAAGGACAAAGTGCAGGATGCGATCCGGTTGGTGAAACTGGAAGGCTTCGAGAAGGCTTTCCCGAAACAACTTTCGGGCGGCATGTCGCAACGCGTCGCCATCGCTAGAGCGTTGATTCGCAAGCCGAAGGTGCTGCTCCTGGATGAACCGTTCGGCGCCTTGGACGCGTTCACCCGGCAGCATATGCAGGAAGTGCTGCTGGACATCTGGGAGACGAACCGAACGACGATGCTGTTTGTGACGCATGATATCGATGAAGCGGTATTTCTCTCGAACCGTGTGGTGGTCATGGGAGCCAGGCCCGGCACGATTAAGCGAATTCTTCCGGTGGATTTACCATATCCGCGGAAACGGACAGGGACGTCGTTTCAACAACTGCGGCAAGAGGTATTGGAGACGTTCGAGCATAACGATGAGCTGAAAGATGAGTTTGTAATATAG